Proteins encoded in a region of the Candidatus Poribacteria bacterium genome:
- a CDS encoding alcohol dehydrogenase catalytic domain-containing protein produces MKMKAAIYTGIEGIEIREVERDEPPPGFVLVDTKQTGICGSDLHSYYGNWGQSHEYAAGHETCGVVVALGEGVTKFDLGDKVAVECFSHCGVCKYCETGQYNLCVNRTGVSPGMHGGFAEYTSVHQSGLFKLPKDMTFEQGALVEPLAVSHRAIARTGTNFRDTVAIIGGGTIGQFALADAVAAGVKETLITVKYEQQAELAKALGADHVVNVGDTDVREYVKDATNGIGFDAVVETVGGGENFDTAMNIVRKQGAVVLVAGYYKPLEVDLSKIVWSEAFVTGSNCYGYSGMETDFEAAIELIDSGKVDATKLVTHSYPLDEIVEAFRVSADKTSGAVKVHVCQQ; encoded by the coding sequence ATGAAAATGAAAGCTGCTATCTACACAGGCATTGAAGGAATTGAGATACGTGAAGTTGAACGGGACGAACCCCCTCCAGGCTTTGTCCTCGTTGATACAAAACAGACCGGTATCTGCGGAAGTGACCTGCACAGTTATTACGGGAATTGGGGGCAATCGCACGAATACGCCGCAGGGCATGAGACATGTGGTGTCGTCGTGGCACTCGGCGAGGGGGTAACGAAATTTGACCTTGGCGACAAGGTCGCCGTGGAATGTTTTTCGCACTGCGGCGTCTGCAAGTATTGTGAAACCGGACAGTATAATCTCTGCGTCAATAGGACCGGGGTCTCACCGGGTATGCACGGCGGGTTTGCTGAATACACCTCGGTGCACCAGTCTGGATTGTTTAAATTACCGAAAGACATGACGTTTGAGCAGGGCGCACTTGTTGAACCGCTCGCCGTCTCACATCGTGCTATCGCGCGGACAGGTACCAATTTCAGAGATACAGTCGCGATTATCGGTGGCGGGACTATCGGACAATTCGCTTTAGCGGATGCAGTCGCCGCGGGTGTGAAAGAGACGTTGATTACCGTCAAGTACGAGCAGCAAGCAGAACTGGCAAAAGCCCTCGGCGCAGATCATGTCGTAAACGTCGGCGACACCGACGTTCGTGAATACGTCAAGGATGCCACAAACGGCATCGGTTTTGACGCAGTGGTTGAAACCGTAGGCGGTGGGGAAAACTTTGACACCGCTATGAATATCGTTCGGAAACAGGGGGCTGTTGTCCTCGTCGCAGGATACTATAAACCGCTTGAAGTGGATCTTTCCAAGATCGTCTGGTCAGAAGCATTCGTTACAGGGTCTAACTGCTACGGTTATAGTGGGATGGAGACCGACTTTGAGGCAGCGATTGAGTTGATTGACTCTGGCAAGGTCGATGCGACAAAATTGGTGACACACTCCTATCCACTTGACGAGATCGTCGAAGCGTTCCGAGTGTCTGCCGATAAGACCTCCGGCGCCGTTAAAGTGCATGTCTGTCAGCAATGA